The Halobellus sp. MBLA0158 genome has a window encoding:
- a CDS encoding carbohydrate ABC transporter permease, translating to MAQADSTSTEEFAKNRSWLYDTAAGTYVRKAAIGLLTLVVAVFVLFPLYWMVVTAFKTTAEIQRIPPTVFPQDFSLEGFRLVVESSIQAGGYSDLVNDVLGYTVTSAIDIDLLGLVVNSLKVAVGAGLIAVVLGTGASYVLSRREFPGKNLLMSLLLASLMFPGTAIMVPEWELISTLGLFNTHLALILIYGAMTAPFVVWLMKGFFDDFPDSIIEASRIDQCSAFETFWYVLVPMARNSLIASFIFAFLLAWNELVFALTLLDNAKYTVPPGLLTFVQGFNTQWNVVAAASIIVSIPVLAGLAYIQRYFVQGLTGGAIKG from the coding sequence ATGGCACAAGCAGACTCGACGTCGACCGAGGAATTCGCCAAGAACCGCTCGTGGCTGTACGACACCGCGGCGGGAACGTACGTTCGGAAGGCCGCGATCGGGCTGCTGACGCTCGTCGTCGCGGTGTTCGTCCTGTTCCCGCTGTACTGGATGGTCGTGACCGCGTTCAAGACGACCGCCGAGATCCAGCGGATCCCGCCGACGGTGTTCCCGCAGGACTTCTCGCTGGAGGGCTTCCGGCTCGTGGTCGAGTCGTCGATCCAGGCCGGCGGCTACTCCGACCTCGTGAACGACGTCCTCGGATACACGGTCACCTCGGCGATCGACATCGACCTGCTGGGGCTCGTCGTCAACAGTCTCAAGGTCGCCGTCGGGGCCGGCCTCATCGCGGTCGTCCTCGGAACCGGGGCCTCCTACGTGCTCTCGCGGCGGGAGTTCCCGGGCAAGAACCTCCTGATGAGCCTCCTCCTGGCGTCGCTTATGTTCCCCGGGACCGCGATTATGGTCCCCGAGTGGGAACTGATCTCGACGCTCGGGCTGTTCAACACCCACCTCGCGCTGATCCTCATCTACGGCGCGATGACGGCGCCGTTCGTCGTCTGGCTGATGAAGGGCTTCTTCGACGACTTCCCGGACTCCATCATCGAGGCCTCGCGGATCGACCAGTGTAGCGCCTTCGAGACGTTCTGGTACGTGCTCGTGCCGATGGCGCGCAACTCGCTCATCGCGTCGTTCATCTTCGCGTTCCTGCTCGCGTGGAACGAGCTCGTCTTCGCGCTGACGCTCCTCGACAACGCGAAGTACACCGTTCCCCCCGGGCTCTTGACCTTCGTGCAGGGGTTCAACACCCAGTGGAACGTGGTCGCGGCGGCCTCGATCATCGTCTCGATCCCGGTGTTGGCCGGACTCGCGTACATCCAGCGGTACTTCGTCCAGGGGCTCACCGGCGGCGCCATCAAGGGATAG
- a CDS encoding zinc-dependent alcohol dehydrogenase, which yields MKAIVQTGPREVEAQQRDRPSIDADEVLVRVHTAGLCGSDAHAYKYDGGYEWIPIPRIMGHEYAGEVVEVGGAVDDFAPGDKIIEEPIHDCGQCFQCKNGQPNVCQNFSITGMHRDGAYAEYVAVAPEHLHRVPEEVPLRHAAITEPTSIATRAVLTQSEATPGDNVLVEGPGPIGVLVAAVADSLGANVVVSGLDQDTAYRLPLLDDLGIETINAQSDDLDARAESFTDGVGFDVVFDSTGHHTGVGTALDHVRKGGQVVMVGIPNGASEVTFTNVVRGEVDVNTSYGSTWTNFEQALRLMERGEIAVDEIVDTSFSVDDPERAFEAFLSSETCKPIFQFAD from the coding sequence ATGAAAGCCATCGTTCAGACAGGACCGCGAGAGGTAGAAGCACAGCAGCGAGACCGCCCGTCGATCGACGCCGACGAGGTGCTCGTGCGCGTTCACACCGCGGGGCTCTGCGGGAGCGACGCGCACGCCTACAAGTACGACGGCGGCTACGAGTGGATCCCGATCCCGCGGATCATGGGCCACGAGTACGCCGGCGAAGTCGTCGAAGTCGGGGGCGCCGTCGACGACTTCGCGCCCGGCGACAAGATCATCGAAGAGCCCATCCACGACTGCGGCCAGTGCTTCCAGTGCAAGAACGGCCAGCCGAACGTCTGCCAGAACTTCTCGATCACGGGAATGCACCGGGACGGGGCCTACGCCGAGTACGTCGCCGTCGCGCCCGAGCACCTCCACCGGGTGCCCGAGGAGGTCCCGCTGCGCCACGCCGCGATCACCGAGCCGACGAGCATCGCCACCCGCGCCGTGCTCACGCAGTCGGAGGCGACGCCGGGCGACAACGTCCTCGTCGAGGGACCGGGGCCCATCGGCGTCCTCGTGGCCGCCGTCGCCGACTCGCTGGGCGCGAACGTCGTCGTCTCGGGGCTCGATCAGGACACGGCCTATCGGCTGCCGCTCCTCGACGACCTCGGCATCGAGACGATCAACGCCCAGTCGGACGACCTCGACGCGCGCGCCGAGTCGTTCACCGACGGGGTCGGCTTCGACGTCGTGTTCGATTCGACGGGCCACCACACCGGCGTCGGGACCGCTCTCGACCACGTGCGGAAGGGCGGGCAGGTCGTGATGGTCGGGATCCCCAACGGCGCGAGCGAGGTGACGTTCACGAACGTCGTCCGCGGGGAGGTCGATGTCAACACCTCCTACGGCTCGACGTGGACGAACTTCGAGCAGGCGCTCCGGCTGATGGAGCGCGGCGAGATCGCGGTCGACGAGATCGTCGACACCTCGTTCAGCGTCGACGACCCGGAACGGGCGTTCGAGGCGTTCCTGAGCTCCGAGACCTGCAAACCCATCTTCCAGTTCGCGGACTGA
- a CDS encoding IclR family transcriptional regulator has protein sequence MSTTVPVKAAKISFEIVEALREIDGGGVSEVAAHLDRPTSTVYDHLQTLEREEYLVKEDETYYVGTRFLQLGNQARSRQKVFTVARSVIDELAETTGEHANLMIEEHGLGVFLYKARGSDAVQLDTHAGMRVPLQTTALGKSIMAFRPTEEVESILDRHGLPAVTERTVTDREELFAELERVRDRGYAFDDEERVKGMRCVAAPITDQNGRALAAVSVSEPKSRMRDDEFADEIIEQILRSANVIEVNLTYS, from the coding sequence ATGAGCACGACGGTCCCGGTCAAAGCGGCGAAGATCTCGTTCGAGATCGTCGAGGCGCTCCGCGAGATCGACGGCGGTGGCGTCTCCGAGGTGGCGGCGCATCTCGACCGGCCGACAAGCACCGTCTACGACCACCTCCAGACGCTCGAACGCGAGGAGTACCTCGTCAAGGAAGACGAGACGTACTACGTCGGCACTCGCTTCCTGCAGCTGGGGAATCAGGCCCGGTCCCGGCAGAAGGTGTTCACCGTCGCCCGGTCGGTGATCGACGAGCTCGCCGAGACGACCGGCGAGCACGCCAATCTGATGATCGAAGAGCACGGCCTCGGGGTGTTCCTGTACAAGGCCCGAGGGTCCGACGCCGTGCAACTGGACACCCACGCCGGGATGCGGGTCCCGCTCCAGACCACGGCGCTCGGGAAGTCGATCATGGCGTTCCGGCCCACAGAGGAGGTCGAGTCGATCCTCGACCGGCACGGGCTCCCGGCCGTCACGGAACGCACCGTCACCGACAGGGAGGAGCTGTTCGCGGAATTAGAGCGCGTCCGCGACCGCGGATACGCCTTCGACGACGAGGAGCGGGTGAAGGGAATGCGGTGCGTCGCGGCCCCGATCACCGACCAGAACGGGCGCGCGCTCGCCGCGGTGAGCGTCTCCGAACCCAAGAGCCGGATGCGCGACGACGAGTTCGCCGACGAGATCATCGAACAGATCCTCCGGAGCGCGAACGTCATCGAAGTGAACCTGACCTACTCCTGA
- a CDS encoding carbohydrate ABC transporter permease: protein MSYVDNARSSYKRASNRIPESVRVYLPILPVMALVGVFILYPIAQAIYSSFFEKSLLSPEEAEFVGVANYVEIWTDPDIHQVLWNTFVWVTVGSLVAIVLGFLMGWLLNEKLPYTSVASAIVLIPWVLPRVVGASIWQFMFGGSQGIINELLVQLGVIDEYIVMLGSTDLSLWPPIIGMIWRLAPLFALLTLTSLQGIDEHLYEAAKMDGATPWERFRYITIPMMKYNLAIGFLLMLIYNVRNFSMVWVMTKGGPGVSSSTLPVMIYRAAFIDFEVGFASALSVMLFVVLLVFSYYYIQFYDKVRGDY from the coding sequence ATGAGTTACGTAGACAACGCCCGGTCGTCGTACAAGCGGGCCAGCAACCGGATTCCCGAGAGCGTTCGGGTCTACCTGCCCATCCTCCCGGTGATGGCGCTCGTCGGGGTGTTCATCCTCTATCCGATCGCTCAGGCGATCTATTCGAGCTTCTTCGAGAAGAGCCTGCTGTCCCCGGAGGAGGCGGAGTTCGTCGGCGTCGCCAACTACGTCGAGATCTGGACCGACCCCGACATCCATCAGGTGCTCTGGAACACGTTCGTGTGGGTGACCGTCGGCAGCCTGGTCGCGATCGTGCTCGGGTTCCTGATGGGCTGGCTCCTCAACGAGAAGCTCCCGTACACGAGCGTCGCGAGCGCGATCGTCCTGATCCCGTGGGTGCTCCCCCGCGTCGTCGGCGCGTCGATCTGGCAGTTCATGTTCGGCGGCTCCCAGGGCATCATCAACGAACTGCTCGTGCAGCTCGGCGTCATCGACGAGTACATCGTGATGCTCGGGTCGACGGACCTGTCGCTGTGGCCGCCGATCATCGGGATGATCTGGCGGCTCGCGCCGCTGTTTGCGCTCCTGACGCTGACTTCCCTGCAGGGGATCGACGAGCACCTCTACGAGGCGGCGAAGATGGACGGCGCGACGCCGTGGGAGCGGTTCCGCTACATCACCATCCCGATGATGAAGTACAACCTCGCCATCGGCTTCCTTTTGATGCTCATCTACAACGTGCGGAACTTCTCGATGGTGTGGGTGATGACGAAAGGCGGCCCCGGGGTCTCCAGCAGTACGCTTCCGGTGATGATCTACCGGGCGGCGTTCATCGACTTCGAGGTCGGCTTCGCGTCGGCCCTGTCGGTGATGCTGTTCGTCGTCTTGCTCGTCTTCTCGTACTACTACATCCAGTTCTACGACAAAGTCCGAGGTGACTACTGA
- a CDS encoding LUD domain-containing protein, which translates to MSASRATFEAALDDLGVTVSSTVPAELPAHLSEVVTPPAVGVPPDGVFDRPESALAETPIEADPTPAAVREAATGVTGADLGVADYGSLVLTPTGQGSELISLFPDRHVAVVRASDILDDMDAAVEAIDERTAAAGGSAIIATGPSATADMGALVRGVHGPESVHVVIVEGDD; encoded by the coding sequence ATGTCAGCCTCTCGCGCGACTTTCGAGGCCGCCCTCGACGATCTCGGCGTGACGGTCTCAAGCACGGTCCCGGCGGAGTTGCCCGCGCACCTCTCGGAGGTGGTGACGCCGCCGGCGGTCGGCGTGCCCCCCGACGGCGTGTTCGACCGACCGGAGTCGGCGCTCGCAGAGACGCCGATCGAGGCGGACCCGACGCCCGCCGCCGTCCGCGAGGCGGCCACGGGAGTCACGGGGGCCGACCTCGGCGTCGCCGACTACGGGTCGCTCGTGCTCACCCCGACCGGACAGGGGAGCGAACTGATCAGCCTGTTTCCCGATCGCCACGTCGCCGTCGTCCGGGCGTCGGACATTCTGGACGATATGGACGCGGCGGTCGAGGCGATCGACGAACGGACAGCGGCGGCCGGAGGAAGTGCGATCATCGCCACGGGCCCGAGTGCGACCGCGGACATGGGCGCGCTCGTCCGGGGCGTCCACGGGCCCGAGTCGGTCCACGTCGTGATCGTCGAGGGGGACGACTGA
- a CDS encoding ABC transporter ATP-binding protein, with amino-acid sequence MTHLELDSVTKVFGDPDASGVVAVDDLNIDVPDGDFLVLLGPSGCGKTTTLRMIGGLEDPTEGEIRFDGTVVNDVKARNRDVAMVFQDFALYPHMTVEQNLGFGLRREDNGMTDSEIKDRVREVAEMLEIEELLGNKPSQLSGGQKQRVALGRAIIREPRIFLFDEPLANLDAKLRKTMRTEIDELQSEVGITSAYVTHNQEEAMTIADRIAVLNHGELQQLGSPDEVFNEPANLFVAQFVGSPDMNLFEARLGETADAYQVDSEGLSFEIPKEYVEREITTEDVLVGFRPQDLYQARNRDSSGPAFDTDVRIVEPVGTEAIVHGTAAIGDVTAKVGDFHGLATDDEIALTIAPEHVYLFDAATEELLKGRLVSERAADQATDSIEA; translated from the coding sequence ATGACACACCTCGAACTAGATAGTGTCACGAAGGTCTTCGGCGACCCGGACGCATCCGGCGTCGTCGCCGTCGACGACCTGAACATCGACGTGCCGGACGGCGACTTCCTGGTCCTCCTCGGGCCGAGCGGGTGCGGGAAGACGACGACGCTCCGGATGATCGGCGGGCTGGAGGACCCGACCGAAGGCGAGATCCGGTTCGACGGGACCGTCGTCAACGACGTGAAGGCGCGGAACCGCGACGTCGCGATGGTCTTCCAGGACTTCGCGCTGTATCCCCACATGACCGTCGAGCAGAACCTCGGCTTCGGCCTCCGCCGGGAGGACAACGGAATGACCGACTCCGAGATCAAAGACCGGGTGCGAGAAGTGGCCGAGATGCTCGAGATCGAGGAGCTGTTGGGCAACAAGCCGTCACAGCTCTCCGGCGGGCAGAAGCAGCGGGTCGCGCTGGGTCGGGCCATCATCCGGGAGCCGCGCATCTTCCTGTTCGACGAGCCGCTCGCGAACCTCGACGCGAAGCTCCGCAAGACGATGCGGACCGAAATCGACGAGCTCCAGTCGGAGGTCGGGATCACCTCGGCGTACGTCACACACAACCAGGAGGAGGCGATGACCATCGCCGACCGGATCGCGGTGCTCAACCACGGCGAGCTCCAGCAGCTCGGCTCGCCGGACGAGGTGTTCAACGAGCCGGCGAACCTGTTCGTCGCCCAGTTCGTGGGGAGCCCCGACATGAACCTCTTCGAGGCGCGGCTCGGCGAGACGGCCGACGCCTACCAGGTCGACTCCGAGGGACTGTCCTTCGAGATCCCGAAGGAATACGTCGAGCGGGAGATCACGACCGAGGACGTGCTCGTCGGGTTCCGCCCGCAGGACCTCTATCAGGCCCGCAACCGCGATTCGAGCGGTCCGGCGTTCGACACCGACGTCCGGATCGTCGAGCCCGTCGGGACCGAGGCGATCGTCCACGGGACGGCCGCGATCGGCGACGTGACCGCGAAGGTGGGCGACTTCCACGGGCTCGCGACCGACGACGAGATCGCGCTCACGATCGCGCCCGAGCACGTGTACCTCTTCGACGCGGCGACAGAGGAGCTCCTCAAGGGCCGCCTCGTGAGCGAGCGGGCGGCCGACCAGGCGACAGACAGCATCGAGGCGTAA
- a CDS encoding LLM class flavin-dependent oxidoreductase produces MSEISFEYNVPVFAGAPTGDGSEPVHRDTPEYERLDWETTRAGIERAEELGFDAVWAPDHLLLGRDRAEYECWTLLSAIAGFTEDVNVGSLVLCNDYRNPALVAKMAATLDVVSDGRLELGLGAGWHEPEYDAYGWEYRDGFERLMRLDESIRLIKRMWEAGSDGASFDGDHYQIEDAPCAPAPVQEPHPDILVGGQGEEVTLKLVAKHADVWNTDVFNGDVETLEHKIGVIEDHCETVGRDPDEIEYSWDGHVICTRDEEKFDRLLDLMTPIQFEEEYQDQAPIRTEEDAREFFVMGTPEECAEAIERRIEAGVTKFQCWFVDFPDTSGMELFADEVIPQFR; encoded by the coding sequence ATGTCGGAGATCAGCTTCGAATACAACGTGCCGGTCTTCGCCGGCGCGCCGACCGGAGACGGCTCCGAGCCGGTCCACCGCGACACGCCCGAGTACGAGCGCCTCGACTGGGAGACGACCCGCGCCGGGATCGAGCGGGCCGAAGAGCTCGGCTTCGATGCGGTGTGGGCGCCCGATCATTTGTTACTGGGCCGCGACCGCGCCGAGTACGAGTGCTGGACGCTGCTCTCGGCGATCGCCGGGTTCACCGAGGACGTCAACGTCGGCTCGCTCGTGCTCTGTAACGACTACCGGAATCCCGCGCTCGTCGCCAAGATGGCGGCGACCCTGGACGTCGTCTCGGACGGGCGGCTCGAACTCGGTCTGGGCGCCGGCTGGCACGAGCCCGAGTACGACGCGTACGGCTGGGAGTACCGGGACGGCTTCGAGCGGCTGATGCGGCTGGACGAGTCGATCCGCCTGATCAAGCGGATGTGGGAGGCCGGAAGCGACGGCGCGAGCTTCGACGGCGACCACTACCAGATTGAGGACGCCCCCTGCGCGCCCGCGCCGGTCCAAGAGCCGCATCCGGACATCCTCGTCGGCGGGCAGGGCGAGGAGGTGACGCTCAAGCTCGTCGCCAAGCACGCCGACGTCTGGAACACCGACGTCTTCAACGGCGACGTGGAGACGCTCGAACACAAGATCGGCGTGATCGAAGACCACTGCGAGACCGTGGGCCGCGACCCAGACGAGATCGAGTACTCGTGGGACGGCCACGTCATCTGCACGCGCGACGAGGAGAAGTTCGACCGCCTGCTCGATCTGATGACGCCGATCCAGTTCGAAGAGGAGTATCAGGACCAGGCGCCGATCCGCACCGAGGAAGACGCCCGGGAGTTCTTCGTGATGGGGACGCCCGAGGAGTGCGCCGAAGCGATCGAGCGCCGGATCGAGGCCGGCGTCACGAAGTTCCAGTGTTGGTTCGTCGACTTCCCGGACACGAGCGGAATGGAGCTGTTCGCCGACGAGGTCATCCCGCAGTTCCGGTAG
- a CDS encoding enolase C-terminal domain-like protein: protein MEITDVSATKISTDSWGEFVEFPLVTVMSKYEEYNNAEGDNPQARRKWMGPVGDVVVEVETDAGITGVGHGNWATGAIETIVDETLSKLVVGEDPRERERLWDIMYRATIPFGRKGAAVEAISAVDLALWDIAGKEAGKPVYELLGGPVTDEIPAYASNLHPVDLETLEREALDYVEQGFEAMKLRFQYGPEAGRRGMERNEEIVRTVREAVGHDIEIAADVYMGWNVRYAKKMLGRLEKYDLKWVEEPVIPDDIDGYAEIRASTDVPISGGEHEFTRWGHKELLEREAVDILQPDVHRCGGLTELQRIDALASTHDVPVIPHSGTNPHLHFIAASTNAPMAEYFPIPEWYKEQQEDKESTYADAIYQHPPDANDGVIPLPDGVGLSAELNREAVEHFAVE, encoded by the coding sequence ATGGAGATCACAGACGTCTCTGCGACCAAGATCAGCACCGACTCGTGGGGCGAGTTCGTCGAGTTCCCGCTGGTCACGGTGATGAGCAAGTACGAGGAGTACAACAACGCCGAGGGCGACAACCCCCAGGCCCGGCGGAAGTGGATGGGGCCCGTCGGCGACGTCGTCGTCGAGGTCGAGACCGACGCGGGCATCACGGGAGTCGGCCACGGCAACTGGGCGACGGGCGCGATCGAGACCATCGTCGACGAGACGCTGTCGAAGCTCGTCGTCGGCGAGGACCCGCGCGAGCGGGAGCGGCTGTGGGACATAATGTACCGGGCGACGATCCCGTTCGGCCGGAAGGGCGCGGCCGTCGAGGCGATCAGCGCGGTCGACCTCGCGCTGTGGGACATCGCCGGAAAGGAGGCCGGAAAGCCGGTCTACGAACTGCTGGGCGGCCCGGTGACCGACGAGATTCCGGCCTACGCGAGCAACCTCCACCCGGTCGACCTCGAAACGCTCGAACGGGAGGCCCTCGACTACGTCGAACAGGGGTTCGAGGCGATGAAGCTCCGCTTCCAGTACGGCCCCGAGGCCGGGCGCCGGGGGATGGAGCGGAACGAGGAGATCGTCAGGACCGTCCGGGAGGCCGTCGGTCACGACATCGAGATCGCCGCCGACGTGTACATGGGCTGGAACGTCCGGTACGCCAAGAAGATGCTCGGGCGTTTGGAGAAGTACGACCTGAAGTGGGTCGAAGAGCCGGTCATCCCCGACGACATCGACGGGTACGCGGAGATCCGCGCGTCGACCGACGTGCCGATCTCGGGGGGCGAACACGAATTCACCCGCTGGGGACACAAGGAACTCCTCGAACGCGAGGCCGTCGACATCCTCCAGCCCGACGTGCATCGATGCGGGGGGCTGACCGAGCTCCAGCGGATCGACGCGCTTGCGAGCACCCACGACGTGCCGGTGATCCCCCACTCGGGGACCAATCCGCACCTCCACTTCATCGCGGCATCGACGAACGCGCCGATGGCGGAGTACTTCCCGATCCCCGAGTGGTACAAAGAACAGCAGGAGGACAAGGAGTCGACGTACGCCGACGCGATCTACCAGCACCCGCCGGACGCGAACGACGGGGTCATTCCCCTCCCCGACGGCGTGGGGCTGAGCGCCGAACTCAATCGCGAGGCCGTCGAACACTTCGCCGTCGAGTGA
- a CDS encoding fumarylacetoacetate hydrolase family protein — protein sequence MQFVRYTTGGSPQWGVRRDEAIVPLAGLREEVTYQQLTDPGFLRVVEDAVEAASEDAIPAAEASVLAPVPRPGKIVCVGLNYHDHAEEQDEDVPERPLLFGKAGTAVTNPTDPIVHPAELEEVDYEVELGVVVGRTAKDVSAANAREYVAGYTAINDVSGRDAQFADEQFFRGKSYDTFAPMGPTLVPDHFFDPSSVEVLCRVNGEQKQASNTAEFIFGVEELIEYISGITTLRPGDVISTGTPGGVGIFREPPELLEPGDTVEVEIEGIGTLRNPVVEDTS from the coding sequence ATGCAGTTCGTCCGCTACACCACCGGCGGGAGCCCCCAGTGGGGCGTCCGTCGCGACGAGGCGATCGTCCCGCTCGCGGGGCTCCGCGAGGAAGTGACCTACCAGCAGCTGACCGATCCGGGCTTCCTCCGGGTCGTCGAAGACGCCGTCGAGGCGGCCTCCGAGGACGCGATCCCCGCCGCCGAGGCGTCGGTACTCGCGCCGGTCCCGCGGCCGGGGAAGATCGTCTGCGTCGGTCTCAACTACCACGACCACGCCGAGGAACAGGACGAAGACGTCCCCGAGCGGCCGCTGTTGTTCGGAAAAGCGGGGACGGCCGTCACGAACCCGACCGATCCCATCGTCCACCCCGCCGAACTGGAGGAGGTGGACTACGAGGTCGAACTCGGCGTCGTCGTCGGCCGGACGGCGAAGGACGTCTCGGCGGCGAACGCCCGCGAGTACGTCGCTGGCTACACCGCCATCAACGACGTCAGCGGGCGGGACGCACAGTTCGCCGACGAACAGTTCTTCCGCGGGAAGAGCTACGACACGTTCGCGCCGATGGGTCCAACTCTCGTTCCTGACCATTTCTTCGATCCATCAAGCGTCGAGGTATTATGTCGGGTCAACGGCGAGCAGAAACAAGCGTCGAACACCGCGGAGTTCATCTTCGGCGTCGAGGAGCTGATCGAGTACATCAGCGGCATCACGACGCTCCGGCCGGGTGACGTGATTTCCACCGGGACGCCGGGCGGCGTCGGTATCTTCCGAGAGCCGCCGGAACTGCTCGAACCGGGCGATACGGTCGAAGTCGAGATCGAAGGGATCGGGACGCTGCGGAATCCGGTGGTCGAAGACACCAGCTAA
- a CDS encoding ABC transporter substrate-binding protein: MAAGLAGCGGGGGNGGGGNGGSDGSGGSDGGGSGGDGGSSQQNLDFWLFGGIPAEREYISGNYDSYGTHSVSYQHQEWGQKYQIIASAAANDNLPDVMAGQCQQIPDYVGADAIQPLDQSEFADQLEEINSHFIQANIDTMMYEGLGDTDGEHQWGLPGGYADLGPFIDIRTDYLEQTSFDRPPRNWPELIQLGEEMQEIDDVSAAITAPGTDFGLTTGYFIGFVYANGGRYFDPETMEATVDQPGFVDAVRLYQDIAEAGLFPNSMAENNHIAAGRLLREGESGIFITYSHANAVYQTTGAPQPWLDGEGHTVTRAPLPDSPSGQFQPLDLLLQNAQGFMMGNGTESSAERSAAFDYIGWWNQPDRLAPWTYSEADDVGIRGRVPTLQSAFEDPSELFESQFGDLLTLYENDNLFTRTSRFPSFSGIAQIQSIINTQVIQPVVLGNATAEEACSEANSAVQEVVDEQIA; this comes from the coding sequence ATGGCCGCGGGCCTCGCCGGCTGTGGCGGGGGCGGCGGCAACGGTGGCGGCGGCAACGGCGGCTCCGACGGGAGCGGCGGTTCCGACGGCGGCGGCTCCGGCGGGGACGGCGGATCGAGCCAGCAGAACCTCGACTTCTGGCTGTTCGGCGGCATCCCGGCCGAGCGGGAGTACATCAGCGGCAACTACGACAGCTACGGCACACACAGCGTCAGTTACCAGCACCAGGAGTGGGGACAGAAGTATCAGATCATCGCCTCGGCCGCCGCCAACGACAACCTCCCGGACGTGATGGCGGGCCAGTGCCAGCAGATCCCCGACTACGTCGGCGCGGACGCGATCCAACCGCTCGACCAGTCCGAGTTCGCCGACCAGTTGGAAGAGATTAACAGCCACTTCATCCAGGCCAACATCGATACGATGATGTACGAGGGCCTGGGCGACACCGACGGCGAGCACCAGTGGGGGCTCCCCGGCGGGTACGCCGACCTCGGTCCGTTCATCGACATCCGGACGGACTACCTCGAACAGACGAGCTTCGATCGCCCGCCGCGTAACTGGCCCGAACTGATCCAGCTGGGCGAGGAGATGCAGGAGATCGACGACGTCTCGGCGGCGATCACGGCGCCGGGGACGGACTTCGGCCTGACGACGGGGTACTTCATCGGCTTCGTGTACGCCAACGGGGGACGGTACTTCGATCCCGAGACGATGGAGGCGACCGTCGACCAGCCCGGATTCGTCGACGCGGTCAGGCTCTATCAGGACATCGCCGAGGCCGGGCTCTTCCCCAACTCGATGGCGGAGAACAACCACATCGCCGCCGGCCGGCTCCTGCGGGAGGGAGAATCGGGCATCTTCATCACGTACTCGCACGCGAACGCGGTGTACCAGACCACCGGCGCCCCGCAGCCGTGGCTCGACGGCGAGGGCCACACGGTCACTCGGGCCCCGCTCCCGGACAGCCCGTCCGGACAGTTCCAGCCCCTGGACCTCCTGTTGCAGAACGCCCAGGGCTTCATGATGGGCAACGGAACCGAGAGCTCCGCCGAGCGGTCGGCCGCCTTCGACTACATCGGCTGGTGGAATCAGCCCGATCGGCTCGCACCGTGGACGTACTCCGAGGCGGACGACGTGGGCATCCGCGGTCGGGTGCCGACGCTCCAGAGCGCGTTCGAGGACCCATCCGAACTGTTCGAGAGCCAGTTCGGCGACCTGCTGACGCTCTACGAGAACGACAATCTGTTCACGCGGACCTCGCGGTTCCCCTCGTTCTCGGGGATCGCCCAGATCCAGAGCATCATCAACACGCAGGTCATCCAGCCGGTCGTCCTCGGCAACGCGACCGCCGAAGAGGCGTGTAGCGAGGCCAACTCCGCGGTGCAGGAAGTCGTCGACGAGCAGATCGCCTGA